The following coding sequences are from one Spartobacteria bacterium window:
- a CDS encoding SOS response-associated peptidase: MCGRFAACVTADELEAIFTALFFEEDLIADVNVAPSQRAGAVLSHQGRCVYRSMTFGVMPHVAAAPVINARMETLDEKPLFSHAFQTHRCLIPVSGFYEWKDRQPYYFYCEPCRPLLLGALYYVSSAPSFVVITRDAAPCISDIHHRMPLLVHPDRATTWLSTEDASPADTWVRQCIDMQPLCRHAVTRQINKTAYHHPDATQAIIVSEQMTLF; the protein is encoded by the coding sequence ATGTGCGGGCGCTTTGCTGCGTGTGTGACGGCCGACGAACTGGAGGCCATTTTTACTGCATTGTTTTTTGAAGAAGATCTGATTGCTGATGTGAATGTGGCTCCGTCTCAACGGGCGGGTGCCGTGCTGTCTCACCAGGGGCGTTGCGTCTATCGCTCCATGACTTTTGGTGTGATGCCGCACGTGGCGGCCGCTCCTGTCATCAATGCCCGTATGGAAACTCTAGATGAAAAACCGTTGTTTTCCCATGCGTTTCAGACACACCGCTGCTTGATTCCCGTAAGCGGGTTCTATGAATGGAAAGATCGACAGCCCTATTATTTCTACTGCGAACCCTGCCGCCCGCTTTTACTCGGGGCGTTGTATTACGTCTCTTCTGCGCCTTCTTTTGTGGTTATTACCCGTGACGCCGCACCGTGTATAAGTGATATACATCATCGCATGCCGCTGCTCGTTCATCCTGATAGGGCGACGACATGGCTGTCCACCGAGGATGCGTCGCCGGCGGATACATGGGTTCGTCAATGTATTGATATGCAACCGCTGTGTCGCCATGCTGTAACGCGGCAGATAAACAAAACAGCATATCATCATCCCGATGCCACACAGGCCATAATCGTTTCAGAGCAAATGACACTCTTTTAA
- a CDS encoding response regulator: protein MVFGGQAMADTYGTEEYSQLRTAFSTMENELAVRDAILRNTSEALAVSDSDGVLTYVNPAFLSMWGYNDASEVLGRKAENFMWSEIQQASGACSFRDNCSMRREMQGCRKNGSAFDVQMAVSLVKRDAQQSPFMVASFRDITKQKALEKSLYKSKNDAELANTAKSIFLANMSHELRTPMNGIIGFTSLLLESVVGDESKTYASMIQTSANSLLSVINNILDISKIESGKMDVSSSTCHVQELLQHAVNTVRFQADQKNVPIYVHLDPDTPRRLVTDSDRLSQILINLLNNAVKFTDEGEINVSCRAEQSLEKLCYLLHFVVEDTGIGIPSEKLEQIMQPFQQVDVSYTRKYGGSGLGLPISNALCEMLGGKLTVESVPGRGSRFSFFVTVYRAGANRIASYSGVTRLNSSFHALHVLVAEDDLSNQLVVEAILTREGHSVDIAKDGLQALDMFRKKSYDVVLMDIQMPGINGLDATRQIRHITGSEKTPWIIGFSAHTSESDREHCMSCGMNDFIPKPVRPAVLREHLHSMHYVVPEQ, encoded by the coding sequence ATGGTTTTTGGAGGGCAGGCGATGGCTGATACATATGGAACAGAGGAGTATTCCCAGTTGCGCACGGCGTTTAGCACCATGGAAAACGAATTGGCTGTGCGTGATGCCATTTTGCGGAATACATCTGAAGCTCTGGCTGTCTCCGACTCGGATGGAGTGCTTACATACGTAAATCCGGCGTTTCTCTCCATGTGGGGATACAACGACGCCTCGGAGGTGCTTGGCAGGAAAGCTGAAAACTTCATGTGGTCAGAGATCCAGCAAGCCTCCGGTGCATGTAGTTTCCGTGATAATTGCAGTATGCGTCGTGAAATGCAGGGTTGTCGGAAAAACGGGTCGGCCTTTGATGTCCAGATGGCCGTGTCGCTGGTGAAACGGGACGCGCAGCAGTCTCCGTTTATGGTCGCGTCTTTTCGAGACATTACGAAACAGAAAGCGCTGGAGAAGAGTCTCTATAAATCAAAGAATGATGCGGAACTGGCCAATACTGCCAAGAGTATTTTTCTGGCGAATATGAGCCATGAATTACGCACCCCCATGAACGGGATTATCGGTTTTACATCGCTTTTGCTTGAGTCTGTTGTCGGGGACGAATCAAAAACCTATGCCTCCATGATTCAAACCAGTGCCAACTCGCTTTTGTCCGTCATTAATAATATTCTTGATATTTCGAAAATCGAATCGGGTAAAATGGATGTCTCCTCCAGTACCTGCCATGTGCAGGAACTGCTTCAGCATGCCGTAAATACCGTGCGATTTCAGGCAGATCAGAAAAATGTGCCTATCTATGTGCACCTGGATCCGGATACACCCCGCCGTCTGGTAACTGATTCTGACCGTTTGTCTCAGATTTTAATCAATCTGCTGAATAATGCCGTTAAATTCACCGATGAAGGAGAGATTAATGTTTCCTGCCGCGCCGAGCAGTCGCTTGAAAAACTGTGCTACCTGCTTCATTTTGTCGTGGAAGATACTGGGATTGGTATTCCTTCGGAGAAGCTGGAACAAATCATGCAGCCTTTCCAGCAGGTTGACGTATCTTATACTCGGAAATACGGCGGATCAGGCCTCGGACTGCCCATATCCAATGCCTTATGTGAAATGCTGGGTGGAAAACTTACGGTCGAAAGTGTGCCCGGACGAGGTTCGCGCTTTTCTTTCTTTGTTACGGTTTACCGCGCCGGTGCCAATCGTATCGCCAGCTACTCCGGAGTAACCCGCCTGAATTCATCCTTTCATGCACTTCACGTCCTTGTGGCCGAAGATGATTTATCCAACCAGCTGGTGGTGGAGGCGATTCTGACGAGAGAAGGTCATTCGGTGGATATTGCTAAAGATGGCCTGCAGGCACTGGATATGTTTCGCAAAAAAAGCTACGATGTGGTGCTGATGGATATTCAAATGCCGGGGATCAACGGACTGGATGCCACTCGACAGATTCGCCATATCACAGGAAGTGAAAAGACGCCTTGGATTATCGGGTTTTCTGCGCATACATCGGAGTCGGACCGGGAACACTGCATGTCCTGTGGAATGAATGATTTTATTCCGAAACCTGTCCGTCCAGCCGTGCTGCGGGAACACCTTCACAGCATGCACTATGTTGTGCCGGAGCAGTAG
- a CDS encoding efflux RND transporter periplasmic adaptor subunit, with protein MTKRLTWLSTSLVLLLLSSSLIGCKKAAPPQTRPPSPVNATTAKKMNIPLSIAAFGRLSAAKSVDVVPQVSGKLLTITFDEGQTVKAGDILFTIDDSEYKAMVMQAEAAVQQAQSSLDKKKQTLARNDDLVTQGLVSKENYDSMKTDVDMANAQLESAKAALEQARVNLDYCTIHAPIDGITGKRLIDAGNIVSPSAGSLVNIRSINRLFADFSVSEAFLSEIREAAKDGEVDVIISEHDNIYGGFTKGTLSFIGNTIDTSSGTIALRAEVDNADMAFWPGTFVDLVVLTLMQDGAIVVPAPAIAVGKDGPYAYIIGAGDKVEYRAIKKGRSIGSSVIILDGIKKGEKVVTSAQLGLYPGATVQMVPTTSKEQEKAYQQKLDNPKIQTILRQMRQAGVPTEEISVLSGLPEDMIENFYNTLESKKSDSSTDVM; from the coding sequence ATGACTAAACGTTTGACCTGGCTTTCCACTTCACTGGTACTTCTGTTGCTGAGCAGTTCTCTGATCGGGTGCAAAAAAGCGGCACCGCCGCAAACCCGTCCGCCCAGTCCGGTGAATGCGACGACTGCAAAAAAGATGAATATTCCGCTCAGCATTGCGGCCTTTGGGCGACTGAGTGCAGCCAAATCCGTAGACGTCGTACCACAGGTCAGCGGCAAACTGCTTACGATCACTTTTGACGAAGGCCAGACGGTCAAAGCGGGAGACATTCTGTTCACCATTGACGATTCCGAATACAAAGCCATGGTTATGCAGGCCGAAGCCGCCGTCCAGCAGGCACAGTCGTCGCTGGATAAAAAGAAACAGACGCTGGCCCGTAATGATGATCTCGTTACCCAGGGCCTGGTTTCAAAAGAGAATTACGACAGCATGAAAACCGACGTGGATATGGCCAATGCCCAGCTGGAAAGTGCGAAAGCCGCATTGGAGCAGGCCCGTGTGAATCTGGATTACTGCACCATTCATGCCCCCATTGACGGGATCACGGGGAAACGACTGATCGACGCAGGGAATATCGTATCCCCCTCTGCTGGATCACTGGTCAACATTCGCAGTATCAACCGGCTTTTTGCAGATTTCAGCGTCAGTGAAGCGTTCCTCTCTGAAATTCGCGAAGCCGCGAAAGACGGTGAAGTCGACGTCATCATCTCTGAACATGACAATATTTATGGAGGATTCACCAAAGGAACGCTCAGTTTCATCGGTAATACCATTGATACCAGTTCCGGAACGATCGCGCTGCGTGCAGAAGTGGATAATGCGGACATGGCGTTCTGGCCCGGCACCTTCGTAGATCTTGTCGTGCTAACACTGATGCAGGACGGTGCCATTGTTGTTCCGGCTCCAGCCATTGCCGTGGGCAAAGACGGCCCCTATGCCTATATTATCGGAGCCGGTGATAAAGTCGAATATCGCGCAATAAAGAAAGGACGTTCCATTGGCTCCAGCGTGATTATTTTGGACGGGATCAAAAAAGGTGAAAAAGTAGTAACCAGTGCGCAGCTCGGCCTGTACCCGGGTGCCACCGTTCAAATGGTGCCAACGACATCCAAAGAGCAGGAAAAAGCGTATCAACAAAAACTGGATAACCCGAAAATACAGACGATTCTGCGTCAGATGCGGCAGGCGGGCGTTCCCACAGAGGAAATATCGGTGCTAAGTGGATTGCCGGAAGATATGATAGAAAATTTTTACAACACGTTGGAATCGAAGAAATCTGATAGCTCAACCGACGTAATGTAA
- a CDS encoding TolC family protein, with protein sequence MKRQWNRLFIGASCCVVLAAAGCKTLNAPNTATKEWSPDANWENNTEDAAWSQLRTPVIDLTKTLSLADLLSAAIQQNPEIMNAWYEAKSIKAQSEQARSTFYPMINLNGKLAQSNSNDNEYDKTITAGAYGPTATLQWLLMDFGAREATYDGALQSLAAANYSFNMQIQTVVKNVAQAYYSYVSALSLVDAAQATVDATKKTMDSAQAKADAGLSTRLDVLQSKSDYENALYNLETAKNAVLTTKGTLAQLIGISADASFNVAVPKQLTSLNFDLTVSDITRMINAAMEQRADIAALRAQVAAADLSVKAAQSDRWPTLAAGASFEKTWMNYSESSMDDTDSQTATAYVALDWDIFDGFLKENKLRQKKEDLASAESQLKAAELNASTSVWNAWHNYQSALKKTDFSKAYLASSEEAYKMALDSYNAGLKDIVSLLDAQSRQASARSQMVESQKAVLSTRVDVIYALGTISSFFNM encoded by the coding sequence ATGAAAAGGCAATGGAATCGTTTGTTCATTGGTGCAAGCTGCTGTGTCGTACTTGCTGCAGCGGGATGCAAAACACTAAACGCCCCAAATACCGCAACAAAAGAATGGTCGCCCGACGCAAACTGGGAAAACAACACAGAAGATGCGGCATGGAGCCAGTTACGCACGCCCGTCATAGACCTTACAAAAACTTTATCGCTGGCGGATCTGCTATCAGCAGCAATCCAGCAAAACCCGGAAATCATGAATGCGTGGTATGAGGCGAAAAGCATTAAAGCCCAATCAGAACAGGCACGCAGTACATTTTACCCGATGATCAATTTAAACGGGAAGCTGGCTCAGTCCAACAGCAATGACAACGAGTATGACAAGACCATTACAGCGGGAGCCTATGGCCCGACCGCCACACTGCAATGGCTGCTGATGGATTTTGGTGCCAGAGAAGCCACCTATGATGGCGCCCTGCAAAGTTTGGCCGCCGCAAATTATTCCTTTAACATGCAAATCCAGACCGTCGTAAAGAACGTGGCTCAGGCCTATTACAGTTACGTCAGTGCCCTGTCACTGGTAGATGCGGCGCAGGCTACAGTGGACGCGACAAAAAAGACCATGGATTCGGCACAGGCTAAAGCCGATGCCGGACTATCGACGCGGCTGGATGTTCTGCAATCAAAATCTGATTATGAAAACGCACTGTACAATTTAGAAACAGCTAAAAACGCCGTGCTGACAACCAAAGGAACGCTGGCACAGCTAATCGGCATCAGTGCCGATGCATCATTTAATGTGGCGGTACCCAAACAGTTAACTTCACTCAACTTTGATCTGACTGTCAGTGATATCACCAGAATGATCAATGCCGCGATGGAACAACGAGCCGATATCGCCGCACTGCGTGCACAAGTCGCAGCGGCAGACCTGTCGGTCAAAGCCGCCCAGTCGGATCGCTGGCCTACACTGGCCGCAGGGGCCTCTTTTGAAAAAACATGGATGAATTATTCGGAAAGTTCCATGGACGACACCGACAGTCAGACAGCCACCGCCTATGTGGCTCTGGACTGGGATATTTTTGACGGATTTTTGAAAGAGAACAAACTGCGCCAGAAAAAAGAAGATCTGGCCAGTGCGGAATCACAATTAAAAGCAGCCGAATTAAACGCATCCACCTCGGTGTGGAATGCATGGCACAATTATCAGTCCGCGTTGAAAAAGACCGATTTCAGCAAAGCCTATCTGGCCAGTTCAGAAGAAGCCTATAAAATGGCGTTGGACAGCTATAATGCGGGATTAAAAGACATTGTATCGCTGCTGGATGCACAGAGCCGTCAGGCCTCTGCGCGCAGTCAGATGGTGGAGAGCCAGAAAGCGGTTCTTTCCACACGCGTCGATGTGATCTATGCACTGGGAACCATTTCATCTTTTTTCAACATGTAA